A single Phragmites australis chromosome 4, lpPhrAust1.1, whole genome shotgun sequence DNA region contains:
- the LOC133914756 gene encoding uncharacterized protein LOC133914756 — MAHLSSKHLLLAAAAILCMVMPSCKAQDAVQIVARAALCFDNHTVINNCLHQMGISTNGGGASGLGVLDKIPVSPNASAVLCNTPCFAHMMLVTDCVDGILSNFQGYSSGLMQGIRATFQMSCGTGNGTAGDASDPSAADHGDTVECAKNGNAASGKVARNVSAGAAAPAANGAAGGHHVGNLL, encoded by the exons ATGGCTCACCTTTCATCCAAGCATCTTCTTCTTGCAGCTGCTGCTATCTTGTGCATGGTCATGCCTTCCTGCAAAG CACAAGATGCAGTTCAAATCGTGGCAAGAGCAGCTCTTTGCTTTGATAACCACACT GTGATCAACAATTGCCTGCATCAAATGGGGATCAGCAccaacggcggcggcgcgtcgggcTTAGGCGTACTGGACAAGATCCCGGTGAGCCCGAACGCCAGCGCGGTGCTGTGCAACACGCCGTGCTTCGCCCACATGATGCTGGTGACGGACTGCGTGGACGGCATCCTGTCCAACTTCCAGGGATACAGCTCCGGCCTCATGCAGGGCATCCGCGCCACCTTCCAGATGTCATGCGGCACTGGCAACGGCACCGCCGGCGATGCGTCCGACCCTTCCGCCGCGGACCATGGTGATACAGTAGAAT GCGCAAAGAATGGCAATGCTGCGTCCGGCAAGGTGGCTCGAAATGTGTCGGCAGGTGCCGCGGCTCCCGCGGCGAACGGTGCGGCCGGCGGACATCACGTCGGCAACCTCCTATAG